A single genomic interval of Hydractinia symbiolongicarpus strain clone_291-10 chromosome 8, HSymV2.1, whole genome shotgun sequence harbors:
- the LOC130655024 gene encoding uncharacterized protein LOC130655024: MYCFTELKYPSKMISICWKITILVSVMIYEVAGKTVDNNIQKICGKSFFMKHYVSINRVVGTDDLNRLQSCHQTAPLCPNSTLTFVGTYAADSKGRLALILKFENIKAKDCWGFALQWSDNTQVNNVYFNFQNLEKDFIKIVYLKYNQSYGFEVTALPNGVTYNLNIFSPARCEFETLAHINAEIQKKKMFETCSGPGKY; the protein is encoded by the exons ATGTACTGTTTCACTGAGCTAAAATACCCTTCAAAGATGATATCAATTTGCTGGAAGATTACGATTCTTGTTTCAGTTATG ATTTATGAAGTTGCTGGCAAAACAGTGGATAACA ATATTCAAAAAATTTGtggaaaatcattttttatgaaGCATTACGTCAGCATCA ATAGAGTTGTAGGTACTGATGACTTAAATCGTTTACAATCCTGTCACCAAACAGCTCCATTATGTCCAAACTCTACATTAACATTCGTCGGAACATATGCAGCTGATTCAAAAGGAAGACTCGCCTTGATACTTAAATTTGAGAATATAAAAGCAAAAG ATTGCTGGGGTTTTGCATTGCAATGGTCTGATAATACGCAAGTAAACAATGTCTATTTCAACTTTCAAAACTTG GAAAAAGATTTTATAAAGATTGTTTATCTCAAATATAATCAAAGCTATGGATTTGAAGTAACGGCTCTTCCTAATGGAGTAACTTAtaatctaaatattttttctccag CTCGTTGTGAATTTGAAACATTGGCGCATATAAATGCTG aaatCCAGAAGAAGAAAATGTTTGAGACGTGCAGTGGACCAGGTAAATACTAA
- the LOC130655670 gene encoding uncharacterized protein LOC130655670: MKPSLVVLILFLGMSAIAVVDSTGCICSKCDENDIVCSNQSLNEIPTYYDMQRDHITSIALQENNIKIVNEYSFGNLSNLQILRLDKNKISSISSKAFYGLPKLNSLYLIRNNISDIPEDMVEESAPLTGFIRLEYNMLRTVPLKFVLKSKKNIKISGNPIHCDCLSVVTDVTLRNLVHGECHTPTHLKGRRFSSLRYADVNCEVCSNNPCKNGVCFSKDGGKTSNCSCFNGYTGRYCEKEIEMFSDNAKVNNTGSNLACVLKGCNKENFNTSLAWKDLSLHELFNFTFVNANFPPMHIAVNLFRIINGSSITTLDDLSSINFVFDQIVKVFKPNRNLTLFQHIINIVSGYMDIDVKLLARGQDFSRKLVQNLYTLRSVMANVSSDADKDHLSVESKNIQFFVTRRRIGDKRILTTKLRCIGCNGHDGNDTKYPPVSITKTFDGGLQMYYFSSNVLFLNKEQVEIIKRGGFSKIRTNVVVLQSSEEHTNTSLVKDGSVLKCGVRDLNLFKTTGCYSTLNATSHRTCHCSLWMEIYYYPLSGLKTNETRYTTPSTTTHEVEITKPVAQSQRPGQINKITICTGKQTTNCSKSLDVSKEIVEMMSHGAAINSAAEVEKAVSTAESVVYSINNATESKCEIMENIIQAASNLLDANSTLLEEAETNSNSSTKIVKLLEKLADKIALTLHPRNHSVSTENIALLISPVTHNETFIEADTSGQNKTAVVRQTAHNQHTKLASIKIPVEAMEQAKGSYIISYFFKKNKFFMTKAIPNLQSIGVGENTVVLSASIGNRSVSNLTNPVVISFKKNDEMTGEEKCKFWDFKLKNVATNASGGWSNKGCQTIQSKESDFIECKCNHLTNFALIVDVNQNFNNPLRLKFISWIGCGVSIAGLILTIIVYLSLRTIRQTFASKVLISLCLALMFTLILFIFGVERTSSRLGCQSIAAMLQYFILVTFLWMAIEGYNLYRHFINIYIVRKLSTREFIKMSCFAWGTPLVIVALTIVADPEKFGNNKLCLVHGRSFYIGVLLPISIIWFGNMMSLRLSIVNMNKPRLILRESDKKEFKLKVMRVLLCSTLLGVTWIFGILAIGYLRDLFQLLFCVFNSLQGLAIFVLFVICHKDIRMEVSRAWKKNSMEKTTKMYDSYQIQSKGCSKKKEFVRKS, encoded by the exons atgaaGCCGTCTTTAGTTGTATTAATTTTGTTTCTTGGTATGTCAGCCATTGCTGTCGTGGACAGCACTGGATGTATTTGCTCAAAATGTGATGAGAATGACATAGTATGTTCAAATCAAAGCCTTAATGAAATTCCAACATATTATGATATGCAACGAGATCATATAACCAGTATTGCTTTGCaagaaaacaacattaaaatagTTAACGAGTATTCCTTTGgtaatttatcaaatttacaaaTTCTTCGCCTTGACAAAAACAAGATATCGAGTATTTCTTCGAAAGCGTTTTATGGCTTACCAAAATTAAATTCATTATACTTGATTCGTAATAACATTAGTGACATCCCGGAAGACATGGTGGAAGAAAGTGCTCCCTTGACTGGTTTTATTAGACTTGAATACAACATGCTGCGAACGGtccctttaaaatttgtattaaaatccaaaaaaaatatcaaaatctcAGGCAATCCAATCCATTGCGACTGTCTCTCTGTAGTAACAGATGTAACACTACGAAATTTAGTACATGGAGAATGCCATACACCAACACACCTCAAAGGACGGCGCTTTTCTTCGTTGAGGTATGCTGACGTAAACTGTGAAGTTTGTTCAAATAACCCTTGCAAAAATGGAGTGTGCTTTTCAAAAGATGGAGGGAAAACAAGCAACTGTTCCTGCTTCAATGGATACACAGGTAGATAttgtgaaaaagaaattgaaatgttTTCCGATAACGCAAAAGTAAATAACACCGGCAGTAACCTTGCATGTGTTTTAAAAG GATGTAATAAGGAGAATTTTAACACAAGTCTTGCTTGGAAAGACTTAAGTTTACACGAGCTATTT aaTTTCACTTTTGTTAACGCCAACTTTCCGCCCATGCATATTGCGGTAAACTTATTTAGAATTATTAATGGAAGCTCTATCACAACATTAGACGATTTGTCCAGCATCAACTTCGTGTTTGACCAGATCGTTAAAGTATTTAAACCAAATCGGAATTTAACG TTATTCCAACACATTATAAACATTGTTAGTGGATATATGGACATCGACGTGAAGTTATTGGCACGAGGTCAagatttttcaagaaaattagTGCAAAATCTCTACACATTGCGATCGGTAATGGCAAATGTTTCTAGCGATGCTGACAAGGATCATCTCTCCGTTGAGTCCAAgaatattcaattttttgtaaCTAGACGCCGTATTGGCGACAAGAGAATACTTACTACAAAGTTACGTTGTATCGGTTGTAATGGACACGATGGTAATGACACGAAATATCCACCTGTGAGCATTACCAAAACATTTGATGGTGGCCTTCAGATGTATTATTTTAGCAGCaatgtgttgtttttaaataaagaacaaGTTGAGATTATCAAACGTGGAGGATTTTCAAAAATAAGGACGAATGTAGTAGTTCTGCAAAGCTCAGAAGAACACACAAATACTTCCTTGGTGAAAGATGGTTCTGTTTTGAAATGTGGTGTACGCGATCTAAATTTAT TCAAAACGACTGGTTGTTATTCAACATTGAATGCTACTTCACATAGAACTTGCCATTGCTCACTGTGGATGGAAATTTACTATTACCCCCTGTCTGGCTTGAAAACAAACG AAACGCGCTACACAACCCCTTCTACGACAACACATGAGGTTGAAATAACAAAGCCAGTTGCACAATCTCAACGACCTGGCCAAATCAATAAA ATTACAATCTGCACTGGTAAACAGACTACTAACTGTTCTAAAAGTTTAGATGTGTCTAAGGAGATAGTTGAAATGATGTCGCATGGAGCTGCCATCAACAGTGCAGCTGAAGTGGAAAAAGCAGTTAGCACTGCTGAAAGCGTAGTCTATTCCATAAACAATGCAACCGAATCAAAATGCGAG ATTATGGAGAATATAATACAAGCTGCAAGCAATCTTTTAGACGCAAATTCAACACTACTTGAAGAAGCAGAAACGAACTCTAATTCTTCAACCAAAATTGTTAAATTGCTGGAGAAACTGGCAGATAAAATTGCTTTAACACTTCACCCACGTAACCATTCTGTGTCTACTGAAAATATTGCATTATTGATATCACCTGTAACTCACAACGAAACGTTTATAGAAGCAGACACCTCTGGACAAAATAAGACGGCTGTCGTACGACAAACAGCACATAATCAGCACACCAAGTTGGCGTCTATCAAAATACCAGTAGAGGCAATGGAACAAGCCAAAGGCTCATATATCATCTCctactttttcaaaaaaaataaattctttatgACAAAAGCAATTCCAAATCTCCAGTCCATTGGTGTGGGTGAAAACACCGTTGTCCTTTCTGCAAGCATCGGTAACCGTTCTGTATCGAACCTTACAAATCCAGTAGTAAtatcgtttaaaaaaaatgatgaaatgaCTGGAGAAGAGAAGTGCAAATTTTGGGATTTCAAGCTTA aaaacgTCGCTACTAATGCGTCAGGAGGTTGGTCAAACAAAGGGTGCCAAACTATCCAATCAAAGGAAAGCGATTTTATTGAATGCAAATGTAACCATCTCACAAATTTCGCGCTTATTGTGGATGTGAATCAAAACTTTAACAACCCACTAcgattaaaatttatttcatggATAGGTTGTGGCGTGTCCATCGCTGGTTTGATACTCACCATTATAGTATATCTATCACTTAG AACAATTCGACAGACATTTGCTTCCAAAGTTTTAATAAGTTTGTGTTTGGCATTGATGTTTACGTTGATCCTGTTTATATTTGGCGTTGAAAGAACATCCTCTCGACTTGGTTGTCAAAGTATTGCAGCTATGCTACAATACTTTATTCTGGTCACTTTTCTGTGGATGGCTATTGAAGGTTATAACTTATACCGACATTTCATCAACATTTATATCGTGCGCAAACTATCAACTCGTGAATTTATAAAGATGTCATGTTTTGCATGGG GTACACCTCTTGTGATTGTTGCACTCACAATTGTTGCTGATCCAGAAAAATTTGGCAATAATAAATT ATGTCTCGTTCACGGACGATCATTTTACATTGGTGTCCTACTACCAATTAGCATTATCTGGTTTGGTAATATGATGTCATTACGTTTGTCTATCGTCAACATGAACAAACCAAGACTTATTTTAAGAGAATCTGACAAAAAGGAGTTTAAACTCAAGGTGATGCGAGTGTTGCTTTGTAGCACACTACTTGGTGTGACGTGGATATTTGGAATCCTTGCCATTGGATACTTGAGAGACCTTTTTCAATTGCTATTTTGTGTGTTTAATTCATTACAAGGTTTAGCCATATTTGTACTGTTTGTGATATGTCATAAGGATATTCGAATGGAAGTAAGCAGGGCGTGGAAGAAGAATTCAATGGAGAAAACTACCAAAATGTACGACAG TTATCAAATACAAAGTAAAGGGTGTTcgaagaaaaaagaatttgtaAGAAAATCATGA